In Chloroflexota bacterium, a genomic segment contains:
- a CDS encoding cupin domain-containing protein — MAANAVNENDVPWGPHPRYEGLQMKVLVPGTVNPALNVSRVRVEVGQQIPPHVHTSSSETFYILRGTGVCYLGDTPVPFGPGFCFYAPPGHEHRLENTGAEPVEILAVFAPPIA, encoded by the coding sequence ATGGCAGCCAACGCCGTGAACGAGAACGATGTCCCCTGGGGGCCTCACCCCCGCTATGAGGGGCTGCAAATGAAAGTGCTGGTCCCCGGCACCGTCAACCCCGCGCTCAACGTCAGTCGTGTGCGCGTGGAGGTGGGCCAGCAGATTCCACCCCATGTCCATACCTCCTCATCCGAGACCTTCTACATCCTCCGGGGGACGGGCGTCTGCTACTTGGGCGATACGCCGGTCCCCTTTGGCCCCGGGTTCTGCTTCTACGCGCCGCCGGGGCACGAGCATCGCCTGGAAAACACGGGCGCGGAACCAGTGGAGATTCTGGCGGTCTTCGCGCCGCCGATTGCGTAG
- a CDS encoding MBL fold metallo-hydrolase, producing MWFETALVAPGVHRITEGGMVHAYLIQGDDWAVLVDSGFGIGDIGQVVQGLTDLPVLLVNTHAHLDHVGGNAHFATAFLHRRESLAEVGETARRFRELATQADFPEPFPDGFSMERYAPQVPEPTHRLAGGETIDLGGRALEVLHTPGHTAGSVCLLDEGSRLLFTGDTITDRPLQGIGDGVSLAEYQGTLRLLAEMAPDVDLLFPGHGPSPLVPAIMEELAGAAHALEDSQFQQTTIGGRPVRAANAGRFTFFVRLPWESADQR from the coding sequence TTGTGGTTTGAGACCGCGCTGGTTGCGCCAGGCGTCCACCGCATCACCGAGGGCGGCATGGTGCACGCATACCTGATTCAGGGCGACGACTGGGCCGTCCTGGTGGATTCCGGCTTTGGCATCGGCGACATCGGCCAGGTGGTCCAGGGCCTCACGGATTTGCCGGTGCTCCTTGTCAACACGCACGCCCATCTGGACCACGTGGGCGGCAACGCGCACTTCGCGACGGCGTTCCTGCATCGGCGCGAATCCCTGGCCGAAGTCGGGGAGACCGCCCGCCGCTTCCGCGAACTGGCCACCCAGGCCGACTTCCCCGAGCCGTTCCCGGACGGGTTCTCCATGGAGCGGTACGCCCCCCAGGTGCCCGAACCGACGCATCGGCTGGCCGGCGGGGAGACGATAGACCTGGGCGGGAGGGCGCTGGAGGTGTTGCACACGCCCGGCCACACGGCGGGGAGCGTCTGCCTGCTGGACGAGGGCAGCCGCCTCTTGTTCACGGGCGACACCATCACCGACCGCCCGCTCCAGGGCATCGGCGATGGCGTGAGCCTGGCCGAGTACCAGGGGACGCTGCGATTGCTGGCGGAGATGGCGCCGGATGTAGATTTGCTGTTCCCCGGGCATGGGCCGTCTCCGCTGGTTCCGGCGATCATGGAGGAACTCGCGGGCGCTGCCCACGCCCTGGAGGACTCGCAATTTCAGCAGACCACAATCGGCGGGCGGCCTGTGCGGGCGGCGAACGCGGGGCGGTTCACGTTCTTCGTGCGGCTGCCCTGGGAGTCGGCGGACCAGCGGTGA
- a CDS encoding TIGR04076 family protein, with the protein MAEAPGSYRIICTVIRQEGRCAMGHKVGDQIVMDESGVHGNICFHALYSLIPKAFAMMYGATFPWLEDKDVATHACPDAENPLVFELRRVR; encoded by the coding sequence ATGGCAGAAGCGCCAGGGTCGTACAGAATCATCTGCACGGTGATACGCCAGGAGGGCCGGTGCGCCATGGGCCACAAGGTGGGCGACCAGATCGTCATGGACGAGAGCGGCGTGCATGGCAACATTTGCTTCCACGCGCTCTACTCGCTGATACCGAAAGCGTTTGCGATGATGTACGGGGCCACTTTCCCCTGGCTTGAGGACAAGGACGTGGCCACCCATGCCTGCCCGGATGCCGAGAACCCCCTGGTGTTTGAACTCCGAAGGGTGCGCTAG
- the rdgB gene encoding RdgB/HAM1 family non-canonical purine NTP pyrophosphatase, with protein sequence MRVLVVATHNRGKLREYEELLAGLPVQFTSLADLGVRDEPQEGHAGFADNARLKARFFARLTGQLTLADDSGLEVDALGGDPGVRSARYSGAGRSDRERYELLLSRLSEIPPEGRTARFRCTIAVAAPDGVLFTVEGTCEGLITMLPRGSYGFGYDPVFYVVERGRTMAELEPAVKNQISHRARAAQAALPLLRAILGE encoded by the coding sequence TTGCGCGTGCTTGTCGTGGCGACCCACAACCGAGGCAAACTGCGAGAATACGAGGAACTGCTCGCGGGCCTGCCCGTGCAGTTCACCAGCCTGGCCGACCTGGGCGTGCGCGATGAACCCCAAGAGGGCCACGCGGGATTCGCGGACAACGCGCGACTGAAGGCGCGGTTCTTCGCGCGCCTCACGGGGCAACTGACCCTGGCCGACGATTCCGGGCTAGAGGTGGACGCGCTGGGCGGCGATCCGGGCGTGCGCTCGGCGCGGTATTCGGGCGCGGGTCGGAGCGACCGAGAGCGGTACGAACTGCTGCTGTCGCGCCTGAGCGAGATTCCACCGGAGGGGCGCACGGCGCGGTTCCGCTGCACCATCGCCGTGGCCGCACCGGACGGGGTGTTGTTCACGGTGGAGGGGACTTGCGAGGGCCTCATCACCATGCTTCCCCGCGGCAGTTACGGGTTTGGCTACGACCCGGTGTTCTACGTCGTGGAGCGCGGGCGCACCATGGCCGAATTGGAGCCTGCGGTCAAGAACCAAATCTCCCATCGGGCGCGCGCCGCCCAGGCCGCGCTTCCGCTGTTGCGGGCCATCCTGGGCGAGTGA
- a CDS encoding MarR family transcriptional regulator: MVALLVWRQRRRFAETLSALGLTMPQFLALMFIQAHGGSVAIGTLAEATEQCSATMTGIVDRLASTGLVERRRDPNDRRSVIVSLTAEGEALLERARAQRMERTRQLLAHFTPEERADITRYLERYLDVLARESEGADPCTL; encoded by the coding sequence ATGGTCGCCCTGCTGGTATGGAGGCAGCGCAGGCGGTTTGCGGAAACCCTGAGCGCCCTCGGCCTGACCATGCCCCAGTTCCTGGCGCTCATGTTCATCCAGGCGCATGGCGGCAGCGTGGCCATCGGGACTCTGGCCGAGGCGACGGAACAGTGCTCGGCCACCATGACCGGCATCGTGGACCGCCTGGCGAGCACCGGGCTGGTGGAGCGCCGCCGCGACCCCAACGACCGCCGTTCGGTCATCGTGTCGCTCACCGCCGAGGGCGAGGCGCTGCTGGAGCGCGCGCGGGCGCAGCGCATGGAACGCACGCGCCAGTTGCTCGCGCACTTCACCCCCGAGGAGCGGGCCGACATCACGCGCTACCTGGAACGCTACCTGGACGTGCTGGCCCGCGAATCCGAGGGCGCCGATCCCTGCACCCTGTAG
- a CDS encoding VIT1/CCC1 transporter family protein produces MTLPESTVQMLLEYQRNEITEHHIYSRLATTLREPENRRVLERIAADELRHYREWRKHTQQDVQPDRLRVWKYYWIGRIFGFTFGVKLMERGEKDALENYGRLKDATPEAAIIADEEEQHESALLQMLDEERLRYTGSMVLGLSDALVELTGALAGLTLALQNTKLIAMTGSITGIAAALSMAASEYLSTKAEKTVKNPLRASLYTGVAYLMTVLLLILPYLVATNYYVCLACSLALAVLIIALFNYYISVAKDEPFRRRFVEMAGLSLGVAAFSFVVGLVMRTFLGVEI; encoded by the coding sequence ATGACCCTCCCGGAGTCAACCGTCCAGATGCTGCTGGAATACCAGCGGAACGAAATCACCGAGCACCACATCTATAGCCGCCTGGCCACGACGCTGCGCGAGCCTGAGAATCGGCGCGTGCTGGAGCGCATCGCCGCCGACGAGTTGCGCCATTACCGCGAGTGGCGCAAGCACACCCAGCAGGACGTGCAACCCGATCGCCTGCGTGTGTGGAAGTACTACTGGATCGGCCGCATCTTCGGCTTTACCTTTGGCGTCAAACTGATGGAGCGAGGCGAGAAGGATGCCCTCGAGAACTACGGGCGGCTGAAGGACGCCACCCCCGAGGCCGCGATCATCGCCGACGAGGAGGAACAACACGAGAGCGCGCTGCTCCAAATGCTGGACGAGGAGCGCCTGCGCTACACCGGCTCCATGGTGCTGGGCCTGAGCGACGCGCTGGTGGAACTCACCGGCGCGCTGGCGGGCCTGACCCTGGCGCTCCAGAACACCAAACTGATCGCCATGACCGGCTCCATCACGGGCATCGCCGCCGCGCTGTCCATGGCGGCCTCCGAGTACCTGTCCACCAAGGCCGAGAAGACGGTCAAGAACCCCCTGCGGGCCTCGCTCTACACGGGCGTCGCCTACCTGATGACCGTGCTGCTGCTCATCCTTCCGTACCTGGTGGCGACGAACTACTATGTGTGCCTGGCGTGTTCGCTGGCCCTGGCCGTGCTCATCATCGCCCTGTTCAACTACTACATCTCCGTGGCCAAGGATGAGCCTTTCCGAAGGCGATTTGTGGAGATGGCGGGGTTGAGCCTGGGCGTGGCGGCCTTCAGTTTCGTGGTAGGCCTCGTTATGCGCACGTTCCTGGGTGTGGAGATTTAG
- a CDS encoding HAD-IIA family hydrolase gives MARIRGGEARGVKGVILDIDGVLQFQGRVYPGAIEAVQALRDAGLVLRFLSNSTLHSRRSRAERLNQMGFRVSPDEIITASSATAAYLRTLHPRSCWVMLDGAGREEFQDFVQDEDNPEYIVIGDNRSRFNFDTLNKALRLLLRGAKLVAMSPELLDASLGDVELNVGAWALMLERASGVQAVYVGKPSPYVFAMTLATMGLAKDEVIVVGDRLSSDIRGASDFGVRSVLVKTGEYALGQTQGDARPDWVLDSVADLPALLGVG, from the coding sequence ATGGCGCGCATTAGGGGCGGCGAGGCGCGTGGCGTCAAGGGCGTCATCCTGGACATTGATGGCGTGCTCCAGTTCCAGGGCAGGGTTTACCCTGGGGCCATTGAGGCAGTGCAGGCGCTGCGGGACGCGGGACTTGTCCTGCGGTTCCTGTCCAACAGCACGCTGCACAGCCGTCGCAGCCGCGCGGAACGCCTGAACCAGATGGGCTTTCGCGTCTCGCCCGACGAGATCATCACGGCGTCGTCGGCTACGGCGGCCTATCTGCGCACGCTCCATCCGCGCTCGTGCTGGGTCATGCTGGATGGGGCAGGGCGGGAGGAGTTCCAGGACTTCGTCCAGGACGAGGACAACCCCGAATACATCGTCATCGGGGACAACCGCAGCCGTTTCAATTTTGACACATTGAACAAGGCTCTGCGCCTGTTGCTGCGCGGGGCCAAACTCGTGGCCATGTCGCCGGAACTGCTGGATGCGAGCCTGGGCGATGTGGAGTTGAACGTGGGGGCGTGGGCGCTGATGCTGGAACGGGCGTCGGGCGTGCAGGCGGTGTACGTGGGCAAGCCCAGCCCGTATGTATTCGCCATGACGCTGGCGACGATGGGCCTGGCGAAGGATGAGGTGATCGTCGTGGGCGACCGGCTGTCGTCGGACATCCGAGGGGCCAGCGATTTCGGGGTTCGGTCGGTGTTGGTGAAGACGGGGGAGTACGCGCTGGGGCAGACGCAGGGCGACGCGCGCCCCGACTGGGTGCTGGATTCGGTGGCCGATTTGCCCGCGCTATTGGGGGTGGGCTAG